The Accipiter gentilis chromosome 9, bAccGen1.1, whole genome shotgun sequence genome includes a region encoding these proteins:
- the LOC126043141 gene encoding uncharacterized protein LOC126043141 has protein sequence MVKKNTIPDGWRSLTPVGQPIPGTRFIAFKVPLKGAINQRLTPTQKFTPKDLIAAMKALNVELGLIIDLTYTTRYYEVKDLPKSVQYKKLYTVGLEVPDNATILQFKKWVRKFLWENAGNEKLIGVHCTNGINRTGYLICRYLIDVEGWDPEAAIQAFGDARGHRMDGLVYLTDLRTQPMRSNLGMDVWDSDEDIIPPPHAMEGPVERFPNEDFQGSGKRLRIYDDHSHNDLQGQIQLRDFDFISKGPGQRRRPFHDHQTQDDLRAPMQMRNWDYNRGPGQRRRPFPDHQFYDDYQEDMQLKDLDFSNKGPGQRLRPFRGHQFHDDLQAERQSRDTEFNRGRGQRQRSFPDHSSHNDLQEDRQSKDFDFGSRGRGQRRRPFHDHQSHDEFQTQMQLKDLDCVNKGPGQRLRSFHDYQSHNDLQPQMQLEDFEFVNRGRGQRLRPFNDHQPRNDLQTEMQLKDYDNMGPGQRRRPFHDHQPYDDLQEQTQLKDFDYVSKGHGQRPRPFHDHPGHNDLPREWCSDRSQSFSSHENVPEHNFSSSPSLHRDYGSDNDDFNRSYSNRPNCPEDNRRMHPSDEFNRGKNRFAPYSSRTMHPSSSVHQEDSSIDYERKPFQGETTREMEKSKRLPVLTVDYNYGLPLDYGPEEEERTHYDLPPRDRYNWN, from the exons ATGGCGGAGTTTGACACCAGTTGGACAGCCTATACCAGGAACTAGATTTATTGCATTCAAAGTACCTTTAAAAGGG GCAATTAACCAGAGGCTTACCCCAACCCAGAAATTTACACCAAAAGACCTGATTGCTGCAATGAAAGCCCTAAATGTGGAGCTTGGATTAATTATTGATTTAACATATACCACACGATACTATGAAGTTAAG GATTTACCTAAAAGCGTGCAGTACAAGAAACTGTATACTGTTGGACTTGAAGTCCCCGATAATGCTACTATCCTGCAGTTCAAAAAATGGGTCAGAAAATTCCTGTGGGAAAATGCGGGAAATG agAAACTCATTGGCGTTCACTGTACTAATGGAATTAATAGAACTGGCTACCTTATATGTAG ATATCTTATAGACGTTGAAGGCTGGGATCCAGAGGCAGCAATCCAAG cttttggTGATGCTAGGGGTCATCGCATGGATGGTCTTGTATATCTCACAGATCTCAGAACACAACCAATGAGAAG TAACCTTGGAATGGATGTATGGGATTCAGATGAAGATATTATTCCCCCACCACATGCAATGGAAGGACCTGTAGAGCGGTTCCCAAATGAAGATTTTCAGGG GTCTGGGAAAAGATTAAGAATTTATGATGACCACTCTCACAATGATTTGCAAGGACAGATACAGTTGAGAGATTTTGATTTCATCAGTAAGGGACCTGGACAAAGACGAAGACCATTTCATGACCATCAGACTCAGGACGATTTAAGAGCACCAATGCAGATGAGAAATTGGGACTACAATAGGGGACCAGGACAGAGGCGAAGACCCTTTCCTGATCACCAGTTTTATGATGATTATCAAGAAGACATGCAGCTGAAGGACCTAGACTTCAGTAACAAGGGACCTGGACAAAGGTTGAGACCTTTTCGTGGACACCAGTTTCATGATGATTTACAGGCAGAGAGACAATCGAGGGACACTGAATTTAACAGAGGCCGTGGACAAAGGCAGAGATCTTTTCCTGACCATTCATCTCATAATGATTTGCAGGAAGACAGGCAGTCAAAAGATTttgattttggtagcaggggccGTGGCCAGAGACGAAGACCGTTCCATGACCACCAATCTCATGATGAATTCCAGACTCAGATGCAGTTGAAAGACTTAGATTGTGTCAACAAAGGTCCTGGCCAAAGACTAAGATCTTTCCATGACTATCAGTCACACAATGACTTACAGCCACAGATGCAGTTGGAAGATTTTGAATTTGTTAATAGGGGTCGTGGGCAGAGGTTGAGACCTTTCAATGATCACCAGCCTCGTAATGACTTACAAACAGAGATGCAACTAAAAGATTATGATAATATGGGTCCTGGACAGAGGCGCAGACCTTTTCATGACCATCAGCCTTATGATGACTTACAGGAACAGACTCAGTTAAAAGATTTTGATTATGTTAGTAAAGGGCATGGGCAAAGGCCAAGACCTTTTCATGATCATCCAGGGCACAATGACTTGCCACGTGAATGGTGTTCAGACAG AAGTCAATCCTTTTCTTCCCATGAAAATGTACCAGAACATAATTTCTCCTCATCTCCTTCACTTCACAGAGATTATGGGTCTGATAATGATGACTTTAACAGAAGTTATAG TAATCGACCAAATTGTCCTGAAGACAATAGGAGAATGCATCCCTCAGATGAATTTAAtagaggaaaaaacagatttgCACCATATTCTTCACGAACAATGCATCCATCTTCATCTGTACACCAAGAAGATAGTTCAATAGACTATGAACGAAAACCTTTTCAAGGTGAAACTAccagagagatggaaaaaagcaaaagattaCCGGTTCTAACAGTTGATTACAATTATGGTCTGCCATTAGATTATGGAcctgaagaggaagagagaacacATTATGATTTACCTCCAAGAGACCGCTACAACTGGAACTGA